In Candidatus Stygibacter australis, one DNA window encodes the following:
- a CDS encoding T9SS type A sorting domain-containing protein, whose product MRKTILLLLVLGLITGLWGYTAWEENGMAIRQETNLYWEGTDAQLSDGSSVIIWSDAANGEQEMRAQRIDTEGNILWDENAVQLVNTHFITHGYTIKVSNDDIYISWLETYNTYQQRLRVQKLNESGEILWGETGLIVSSMCETLGCSYNMECDAEGNTYYLLNCEEDAWYQVRVIKLDPNGETCEGWSSDGITMTNLDNSQDEGAMIIAGENIFCMWADDRSNNFRNYYQLFSPSGEELLTENGELLFEDALTESIPVLYSTAEGKVIIYSFVFGNEGNDLRIKCINEAGENAWENDLIMDNYHACHLKLVPSGEDEYFCSWVSYQDAHYTWFSKFNIDGEIIGEPIVVSSNTYFGVSDFAADQNGGLWYCQSENSPPDIWLQHLNSEMEEMFEPGGRLIFDQGRRGFYPQLLQCEETEVMLGWYGDCSSEQRIYLQKVDNAGNLEYGEEAEYIYSQLSGSVDGFSIAGCDEFTAISWIDTRSDSVIGEVYLQIVDNATGEKRFAENGICVSNGAGRRIVMALSEDNTRIGIGFRKWGNNGIYFQMTDIEGNIYFDDAGLRLIEEEVEFLNNDLQIITEGDGFNLAWSGHLFENEVALYRQRVTAAGLQWGLNGLVYQDFPAYSDCSTEALVEDYCLIMNDEYNQSSLLIARFDENGDVYPGWEMPGVNLSGAKEFLRYHDAELISDQLLVIWYERIDMTDRNIYGQLVNPDGSIEWEEEGRLLLTDSAAPATISDLEIIDNNTFLISTKQMDTFNLKIQKFNLEGEQLWENNGVEPFAQEHCSGHEISYNNGVISVYAKFILENDNYDIYGAFYDLDGNLWEGIPEIGFPVCNIPKDQGYFQLSTDSAGDNYLVWSDSRAEFYQEEDPSLYMQKIEVPTVAVGDDEIVSFIEINNYPNPFVGKTYLSYELPRSEEDVFIEIYNIKGQLINKIPAGQEGAEWDCRNMQGRQVGSGVYFYQLKGENLQSQAHKMILLR is encoded by the coding sequence ATGCGGAAAACTATTTTATTATTATTGGTCCTGGGTTTGATTACAGGGTTATGGGGATATACGGCTTGGGAAGAAAACGGGATGGCAATTCGTCAGGAAACAAATTTATACTGGGAAGGCACTGACGCTCAGTTGAGTGACGGCAGCAGCGTGATAATCTGGAGTGATGCAGCTAATGGAGAGCAGGAAATGCGAGCCCAACGTATTGATACGGAAGGTAATATTTTGTGGGATGAAAATGCTGTGCAGCTTGTGAATACTCACTTCATTACCCATGGCTACACTATCAAAGTATCAAATGATGATATTTATATCAGTTGGCTGGAAACCTATAATACTTATCAACAACGTTTGCGGGTACAAAAGCTGAATGAATCGGGTGAGATATTATGGGGAGAAACCGGATTGATAGTATCATCGATGTGTGAAACTCTGGGATGTAGTTATAATATGGAATGTGATGCAGAAGGAAATACCTATTATCTCCTGAATTGCGAGGAAGATGCTTGGTATCAGGTCAGAGTGATAAAGTTAGACCCAAATGGAGAGACCTGCGAGGGCTGGTCTTCTGATGGGATCACTATGACAAATTTGGATAATAGTCAAGATGAAGGAGCTATGATAATTGCCGGGGAGAATATATTTTGTATGTGGGCAGATGATCGTTCAAATAACTTCAGAAATTATTATCAGTTATTCAGTCCATCTGGCGAAGAGCTTTTAACGGAAAATGGAGAGCTTTTATTTGAGGATGCCCTCACAGAATCAATTCCAGTTTTATATAGTACAGCAGAAGGCAAAGTTATAATCTATTCTTTTGTATTTGGTAATGAAGGTAATGATTTAAGGATAAAATGCATAAATGAAGCAGGAGAAAATGCCTGGGAAAACGACTTGATAATGGATAATTATCACGCTTGCCACCTCAAGCTTGTGCCTTCTGGAGAAGATGAGTATTTCTGCAGTTGGGTTTCATATCAAGACGCACATTATACATGGTTCAGTAAATTCAATATTGACGGTGAAATTATTGGAGAACCTATAGTGGTTTCTTCCAATACTTATTTTGGTGTTTCAGATTTTGCTGCTGATCAGAATGGCGGTTTGTGGTATTGTCAATCTGAAAATTCTCCTCCAGACATCTGGCTGCAGCATTTGAATTCAGAAATGGAGGAAATGTTTGAACCAGGTGGCAGATTGATATTTGATCAGGGCAGAAGGGGGTTTTATCCTCAGCTTTTGCAATGTGAAGAAACTGAAGTGATGCTGGGCTGGTATGGAGATTGCAGTAGTGAACAGCGGATCTATCTTCAGAAGGTAGATAATGCTGGAAATCTGGAATACGGTGAAGAAGCAGAATATATCTATAGCCAATTGAGTGGCAGCGTAGATGGTTTTTCTATTGCCGGTTGTGACGAATTTACAGCAATATCCTGGATAGATACGCGTTCTGATTCTGTAATTGGAGAGGTATATCTGCAGATAGTGGATAATGCAACTGGTGAAAAGCGTTTTGCCGAAAATGGTATATGTGTGAGTAATGGAGCAGGAAGAAGAATTGTGATGGCATTATCAGAAGATAATACGCGCATTGGTATAGGTTTCCGGAAATGGGGAAATAATGGAATATATTTCCAGATGACAGATATTGAAGGTAATATTTATTTTGACGACGCAGGTTTGCGGCTGATAGAAGAGGAAGTGGAATTTCTAAATAATGATCTGCAGATCATTACCGAAGGTGATGGTTTCAATCTTGCCTGGTCTGGTCATCTGTTTGAGAATGAAGTAGCTTTGTATCGGCAGAGAGTGACGGCAGCAGGTTTGCAATGGGGACTAAACGGACTTGTTTATCAGGATTTTCCTGCTTATAGTGATTGCAGCACAGAAGCTTTAGTAGAAGATTATTGCCTGATAATGAATGATGAATATAACCAATCGAGTTTACTGATAGCACGATTTGATGAGAACGGAGATGTTTATCCGGGCTGGGAAATGCCTGGGGTGAACCTTTCGGGAGCCAAAGAATTTCTTCGTTATCACGATGCAGAACTGATTTCTGATCAATTACTGGTTATCTGGTATGAGAGAATTGACATGACAGATCGCAACATTTATGGTCAGCTTGTCAATCCAGATGGCAGTATAGAATGGGAAGAGGAAGGCAGATTGCTGCTGACTGATTCTGCTGCTCCCGCTACCATTTCAGACCTGGAGATAATTGATAATAATACCTTCCTGATTTCCACAAAACAGATGGACACATTCAATTTAAAAATCCAGAAATTTAATCTGGAAGGTGAGCAATTATGGGAAAATAATGGGGTAGAACCCTTTGCTCAGGAACATTGCTCGGGGCATGAAATATCTTATAATAACGGTGTGATTTCAGTATATGCGAAGTTCATACTGGAAAATGATAATTATGATATCTACGGTGCTTTTTATGATCTTGATGGCAATCTGTGGGAAGGTATTCCAGAAATAGGTTTCCCGGTCTGCAATATACCCAAAGATCAGGGTTATTTCCAGCTTTCTACTGATTCTGCCGGAGATAACTATCTGGTCTGGAGTGACAGCCGGGCAGAGTTCTATCAGGAAGAAGATCCCAGTCTTTATATGCAAAAAATAGAAGTTCCGACTGTAGCAGTGGGAGACGATGAAATAGTCAGCTTTATTGAGATAAATAACTATCCTAATCCTTTTGTTGGTAAGACATATTTAAGCTATGAATTACCACGCAGCGAAGAAGATGTTTTCATTGAAATCTATAATATCAAAGGTCAATTGATAAATAAAATCCCTGCCGGACAGGAAGGTGCAGAATGGGATTGCCGTAATATGCAGGGCAGACAAGTTGGTTCCGGCGTATATTTTTATCAGTTAAAAGGCGAAAATCTGCAAAGCCAGGCACACAAAATGATCCTCCTGAGGTAA
- a CDS encoding radical SAM protein: MINRLIKPFRNWIAGTPSMLLTNILLTHRCTQNCLQCTIPQQKTDNEFMRFSDFQVILKRLTGQGSLGLTLSGGEPMLHPEIEKFVAYAHKTGFLRLHILTTLYYPESVFIKLLSILEKYPVSLSCSFDGFGETADYLRGAKDVAAIVESNMRKINALMQAKGIKRKVGMNIVCNGLNLQQIPDIFKLAEELGWKVNLDMYRWLSDNQKECEELKHTDMAAIGEIVKLAQASKAVWTPDWLMLGYTDYLQDNFEKFCPYLIMPSFGSKFFINPDGEVEVCFGDPVGNILKQTLSEIFASEVWKAKREQFRKCKGCWNTCYTLTAGVFRHKYLKDIFKAIKMVK; encoded by the coding sequence ATGATAAATAGATTGATCAAACCTTTCAGGAACTGGATTGCTGGTACGCCTTCTATGCTGCTTACTAATATTCTGCTTACGCATCGATGTACGCAAAACTGTCTGCAATGCACTATTCCACAACAGAAAACTGATAATGAGTTTATGCGATTTAGTGATTTCCAGGTGATTCTAAAGCGGCTGACAGGGCAGGGTTCTCTTGGTTTAACTCTTTCTGGAGGTGAACCGATGTTGCATCCTGAGATTGAGAAGTTTGTAGCTTATGCTCATAAGACCGGTTTTTTACGTCTGCACATTCTAACTACGCTATACTATCCGGAAAGCGTTTTTATAAAGCTGTTGAGTATTTTGGAAAAATATCCTGTTTCACTTTCCTGTTCTTTTGATGGATTTGGTGAAACTGCTGACTATTTGCGAGGTGCAAAAGATGTGGCAGCAATTGTAGAAAGTAATATGCGAAAGATTAATGCTCTTATGCAGGCAAAAGGAATTAAGCGGAAAGTCGGTATGAATATCGTCTGCAATGGACTGAATCTGCAGCAGATCCCTGATATATTCAAACTGGCAGAAGAACTGGGCTGGAAAGTGAATCTGGATATGTATCGTTGGCTTTCTGACAATCAGAAAGAATGTGAGGAACTCAAGCACACAGATATGGCAGCAATAGGGGAAATTGTAAAACTCGCCCAGGCTTCAAAGGCAGTATGGACGCCTGATTGGCTGATGCTTGGTTATACAGATTATCTGCAGGATAATTTTGAAAAATTCTGTCCATATTTGATCATGCCCTCTTTTGGCAGCAAATTTTTCATCAATCCTGATGGAGAAGTTGAGGTATGTTTTGGTGATCCGGTGGGTAATATTCTCAAGCAGACTCTCTCAGAGATATTTGCTTCGGAAGTATGGAAAGCCAAACGGGAGCAGTTCCGCAAGTGCAAAGGCTGCTGGAATACCTGCTATACCCTTACTGCAGGAGTTTTCCGCCACAAGTATTTAAAAGATATTTTCAAAGCCATAAAAATGGTGAAATGA
- a CDS encoding TerB family tellurite resistance protein, with amino-acid sequence MTRWKNSIGSIISVTKESNYSIEDFFKPKNYQPRTDEEKQIFEEFSLVTSSMAILIHIAEADSILKREEKEQIINDIIFQLEQRPYELTKLSEKFGNYEKEIILNIFDKILEDYQNNNLNLDKIVDDICLIYQNNPEKRYYLIRLCYYCALSDNDFDKTEMDAIQNLAVKMQVPSDELKRIEKEVKLEVLNK; translated from the coding sequence ATGACAAGGTGGAAAAATAGTATTGGAAGTATAATTTCTGTTACAAAAGAATCCAACTATTCTATAGAAGATTTTTTTAAACCTAAGAATTATCAACCAAGAACTGATGAAGAAAAACAAATTTTTGAAGAATTTTCCCTGGTTACCAGTAGTATGGCAATCTTAATTCACATTGCTGAAGCAGATAGTATTCTTAAACGTGAAGAGAAAGAACAGATTATTAATGACATAATCTTTCAATTGGAGCAAAGACCATACGAGCTCACTAAACTTTCTGAGAAATTTGGTAACTATGAGAAAGAGATAATATTGAATATTTTTGATAAAATTTTAGAAGATTATCAAAATAATAATCTAAACTTAGATAAAATTGTGGATGATATCTGCTTGATTTATCAGAACAATCCTGAAAAACGTTATTACCTGATTCGTTTGTGTTATTATTGTGCTCTTTCTGATAATGATTTTGATAAAACTGAAATGGATGCAATCCAAAATTTAGCTGTAAAAATGCAAGTCCCGAGTGATGAATTAAAACGAATTGAAAAAGAAGTTAAACTGGAAGTATTGAATAAATAA